One Drosophila kikkawai strain 14028-0561.14 chromosome 3L, DkikHiC1v2, whole genome shotgun sequence genomic window carries:
- the LOC108071579 gene encoding brachyurin-like — protein sequence MRGQLIFGLLLLGAHFGFSFLNEHGRIINGNLAVAKQFPYQVYYDVLDLTNLEEPIEWQPSCGGTLISKRIILTAAHCFRHPNIYAIKIYFGAVDKSNASEIGQHRLAVKRENVVVHQEYDDNAYNDIALIKLPIDVAFDEYIKPAKLPQPGISYPSEAIASGWGINKVSDDNKPSRDSKLRYFQFQILSHAECKKWKVQDFLVSSRICLAPSQNAPCNGDSGGPLIVSHNGDSVLLGVTSYGYTGKCTDEFPDVYTRVASYLDWIHENAGANNLDE from the exons ATGAGAGGACAACTAATCTTTGGTTTACTTCTCCTCGGAGCTCATTTCGGATTTTCTTTTCTAAATGAACATGGAAGAATTATCAATGGTAACTTGGCTGTGGCCAAGCAATTTCCCTATCAAGTTTATTACGATGTTCTTGATCTCACCAATCTGGAAGAGCCCATTGAATGGCAACCATCTTGTGGAGGAACTTTGATATCCAAGAGAATAATCCTGACGGCAGCTCATTGTTTCAGACACCCAAACAT cTACGctattaaaatatactttGGGGCTGTGGACAAATCAAACGCAAGCGAAATCGGTCAACACCGACTGGCGGTCAAAAGAGAGAATGTTGTTGTTCATCAGGAATATGATGATAACGCTTATAACGATATTGCACTTATTAAACTTCCCATAGACGTGGCCTTTGATGAGTACATAAAACCAGCCAAGTTGCCTCAACCTGGTATAAGCTATCCAAGTGAAGCAATTGCCTCTGGTTGGGGAATCAATAAGG TTTCAGATGATAACAAACCAAGTAGAGACTCGAAATTGAGGTATTtccaatttcaaattttatcaCATGCTGAATGTAAGAAGTGGAAAGTGCAAGATTTCCTTGTATCCTCAAGAATTTGCCTCGCACCATCTCAGAACGCACCGTGCAATGGAGATTCAGGAGGGCCGCTTATTGTTAGCCATAATGGGGACAGTGTCCTGCTTGGTGTAACCTCCTATGGCTATACTGGAAAGTGTACAGATGAATTTCCTGACGTATATACCAGGGTAGCTTCATATCTGGATTGGATTCATGAAAATGCAGGTGCTAACAATTTGGATGAGTAA
- the LOC138928556 gene encoding chymotrypsin-2-like, with protein MKGHLIFGILLLGAHFGFCSPNKHPRIINGTLAVPKQFPYQVFYDVLDLTNLQKPIEWESSCGGTLISKRIILTAAHCLNEPDIYAIKIYFGAVDKSNKSEIGQHRLVVKRQNFVIHQEYDTVYHYNDIALIRLPVDVAFDEYIKPAKLPQPGEVYPSEAIVSGWGLVEVIVNGNFVGGDKLKYFDISILPHDECKEWFKHAVPILSSSQICIAPSENMPCKGDSGGPLAVRHEDDFVVLGITSLGHTRYCTINHPSLYTRVVSFLNWIHENAGAHNLDV; from the exons ATGAAAGGACATCTAATCTTTGGTATACTTCTCCTCGGAGCTCATTTCGGATTCTGTTCTCCGAATAAACATCCAAGAATTATCAATGGCACCTTGGCTGTGCCCAAGCAATTTCCCTATCAAGTTTTCTACGATGTCCTTGATCTCACCAACCTGCAAAAGCCCATTGAATGGGAATCATCTTGTGGAGGAACTTTGATATCCAAGAGAATAATCCTGACGGCAGCTCATTGTTTAAATGAACCAGATAT CTACGCCATTAAAATTTACTTTGGGGCTGTGGACAAATCAAACAAAAGCGAAATCGGTCAACACCGTTTGGTGGTCAAAAGACAGAATTTTGTTATTCATCAGGAATATGACACAGTTTACCATTACAATGATATTGCCCTCATAAGACTTCCCGTAGACGTGGCCTTCGATGAGTACATAAAACCAGCCAAGTTGCCCCAACCAGGTGAAGTTTACCCAAGTGAAGCAATTGTCTCTGGTTGGGGACTCGTTGAAG TTATAGTTAATGGCAACTTTGTTGGAGGGGATAAATTGAAGTACTTCGATATTTCCATTCTGCCACATGATGAATGCAAGGAGTGGTTTAAGCATGCCGTTCCGATACTTTCCTCCTCACAGATTTGTATTGCTCCAAGTGAGAACATGCCATGCAAAGGAGACTCGGGAGGACCTCTAGCTGTCCGGCATGAAGATGACTTTGTAGTACTGGGCATTACGTCTTTGGGCCACACACGTTACTGTACAATCAATCATCCGTCTTTGTATACAAGGGTCGTTTCGTTTTTGAATTGGATCCATGAAAACGCCGGTGCTCACAATCTGGAtgtgtga